In a single window of the Anaplasma platys genome:
- a CDS encoding biotin--[acetyl-CoA-carboxylase] ligase has translation MQPYAIHHVAVTQSTNLDAITLAENGAPSGTVVIADEQTSGSGRRGRLWSSPKGNLYFSIVIRVNIELPAISFLGAIAAGITIEEILTQHSINTAQLRYKWPNDVLIDDKKICGILLNLKRQGKTMEWIVCGIGINILSYPEHATSISSYVPNMAPSLSNVQLLHSTLENFSKLMDILSVSGFDALRQLWLKKAYKLNSEINVVTSANTKYRGKFVDIDNNGSIVLEQKGKLRKIEYGEMI, from the coding sequence ATGCAGCCATACGCAATACATCACGTTGCTGTCACACAAAGCACAAACTTAGATGCAATAACCCTTGCTGAAAATGGAGCCCCGTCTGGAACGGTCGTAATCGCCGATGAACAAACATCCGGCTCTGGAAGGCGGGGAAGACTATGGTCAAGTCCGAAAGGAAACCTATATTTTAGCATAGTGATTAGGGTGAATATTGAGCTGCCAGCGATTTCCTTTTTGGGAGCTATAGCCGCAGGAATTACCATAGAGGAGATTCTGACCCAGCACAGTATTAATACTGCGCAATTACGTTATAAATGGCCAAATGATGTCCTAATAGACGACAAAAAAATATGCGGCATTCTTCTAAACTTAAAAAGGCAGGGGAAAACAATGGAATGGATAGTGTGCGGCATAGGAATCAATATTCTCTCATATCCAGAACACGCCACATCCATAAGTAGCTATGTGCCCAATATGGCACCGTCTCTATCCAACGTACAGCTTCTGCACAGCACACTTGAAAACTTCTCAAAGCTGATGGACATACTATCTGTCAGCGGTTTTGATGCATTGCGTCAACTGTGGCTAAAAAAGGCTTACAAGCTAAACTCAGAGATAAACGTAGTAACTAGTGCCAACACAAAATACAGGGGAAAGTTCGTTGATATAGACAACAACGGCTCCATAGTTCTCGAACAAAAGGGCAAGCTGCGCAAAATAGAATATGGTGAAATGATCTGA
- a CDS encoding metal ABC transporter ATP-binding protein has product MYFIQHIEEPESRITGVRGVVPMLVADSITLFYGNRKVIDDVSLYISPGEIVTILGPNGGGKTSLLRVLVGLTKSCFGNITRAKNLVTAYMPQNFKANSCMPMTVEYMLLSACWGQEVPMALKNVMEYVDVTRLLQRQMTELSAGEVQRVLLARCLIMKPNLVVLDEPVSCMDIEAKHSFYQLISRLVAELKIGVIMTSHDLHCVMDCSDRVVCINRSIRCQGTPKEIAESAKFMSVFPEHV; this is encoded by the coding sequence ATGTATTTTATTCAGCATATCGAGGAACCTGAGTCGAGGATTACTGGAGTGCGCGGTGTTGTACCAATGCTCGTGGCGGACAGTATAACCCTATTCTATGGAAATAGAAAGGTTATCGACGATGTGAGCCTATATATCAGTCCTGGTGAGATCGTGACAATCCTTGGGCCTAACGGTGGGGGAAAGACGTCATTGTTACGCGTTTTAGTCGGGCTCACCAAGAGCTGTTTCGGCAATATAACTCGTGCTAAAAATCTTGTCACCGCTTACATGCCGCAGAATTTTAAGGCTAACAGTTGTATGCCCATGACTGTGGAGTATATGTTGCTCAGTGCGTGCTGGGGGCAGGAAGTGCCAATGGCCCTGAAAAATGTTATGGAATATGTGGATGTAACCAGGCTTTTACAACGCCAGATGACTGAGCTTTCTGCGGGTGAGGTACAACGGGTTTTGCTTGCAAGGTGTCTTATAATGAAGCCAAACTTGGTTGTGCTTGATGAACCGGTTAGCTGTATGGATATTGAGGCCAAGCACAGTTTTTACCAGCTAATCAGTAGGCTAGTGGCGGAACTAAAAATAGGCGTTATCATGACGTCCCATGACTTACACTGCGTGATGGATTGTTCTGATCGGGTGGTATGCATTAATCGTTCTATCCGTTGTCAGGGAACTCCTAAAGAAATTGCAGAAAGTGCTAAGTTTATGAGTGTGTTTCCAGAGCATGTTTAG
- a CDS encoding AarF/UbiB family protein — protein sequence MCLESLGPTFVKFGQSLAARVDIVGQDVAGNMLALCDKLPPFSYKEVKAIIEEQFRKEIHEIFPEFSEEPVAAASIAQVHRARALDGELKAVKVLRPGVEAAFARDINLMRKLAGICDLLGILKRFKLPQLIETFSSICKLELDLRFEAANADELRENLRNDSIDFYIPEVDWSLTSRRVLTLQWVEAIPIYRVEELKNREVLARKLIISFCNQVYRDRFFHADMHPGNLLVGHGDKIIAVDFGIVGRLDEETCFYITEIFVGFLNRDYKKVAEAHQEAGYIPGKCDEFITACRAIWEPIADVNAHSFSMAELLAKLFKITADFDMCVQPKLLLLQKTMVLVEGVCRQLAPDINFWKVAETWVKEHYEKDGYIERLKKTKACRSMSRAKLFMSKIDRCMDIMIENENLQRQRQAQSKLIVILALAVLSMFAAVILLK from the coding sequence ATGTGCTTGGAAAGTCTCGGTCCTACGTTTGTGAAATTTGGTCAATCCCTGGCTGCGAGAGTTGATATAGTGGGCCAAGATGTTGCGGGCAATATGTTGGCGTTATGTGACAAGCTGCCGCCTTTTTCCTACAAAGAGGTTAAGGCAATCATAGAGGAGCAATTTCGCAAAGAAATACACGAGATTTTTCCAGAATTCAGCGAGGAGCCAGTGGCTGCGGCATCGATAGCTCAAGTGCATAGGGCGCGAGCGCTAGATGGAGAGCTAAAAGCAGTTAAGGTGCTACGTCCGGGGGTAGAAGCTGCTTTTGCTAGAGACATCAATCTTATGCGGAAGTTGGCGGGAATCTGTGATCTGCTAGGCATTTTGAAAAGGTTCAAGTTGCCTCAGCTTATAGAAACATTCTCTAGCATATGTAAGCTTGAGTTGGATCTCAGGTTTGAAGCTGCGAATGCTGATGAGCTGCGGGAAAATCTGAGGAATGACAGCATTGATTTTTACATCCCTGAAGTAGATTGGAGCCTGACCTCAAGACGTGTTCTGACCTTGCAGTGGGTTGAGGCAATTCCCATCTACAGGGTTGAAGAACTGAAAAATAGGGAGGTTCTGGCTAGAAAGCTAATAATTTCTTTCTGCAACCAGGTGTATAGGGATAGGTTTTTTCACGCAGATATGCATCCGGGGAACCTGCTGGTGGGACATGGTGATAAAATAATCGCCGTAGACTTTGGCATTGTGGGAAGGCTAGACGAGGAAACCTGCTTCTATATAACTGAAATCTTTGTTGGCTTTCTAAATCGTGATTATAAAAAAGTTGCTGAGGCACACCAAGAGGCTGGCTACATTCCAGGAAAATGTGATGAATTTATAACTGCATGCAGAGCGATATGGGAGCCCATAGCCGATGTTAACGCCCACAGTTTTTCCATGGCAGAATTACTTGCGAAGCTCTTTAAAATAACAGCGGATTTTGACATGTGCGTTCAACCAAAGCTGCTTTTATTGCAAAAGACTATGGTGCTGGTTGAAGGGGTATGTAGGCAATTAGCTCCTGACATAAATTTTTGGAAGGTGGCAGAAACCTGGGTCAAAGAGCATTATGAAAAGGACGGATACATAGAACGGCTTAAGAAAACCAAAGCATGTAGGTCCATGAGTAGAGCTAAGTTGTTTATGTCCAAAATCGACCGCTGTATGGATATCATGATCGAAAATGAGAATTTACAGAGGCAGAGGCAGGCTCAGTCCAAACTCATAGTCATTCTTGCTTTAGCAGTCTTGTCTATGTTTGCAGCTGTAATTTTATTAAAGTGA
- a CDS encoding ABC transporter ATP-binding protein has protein sequence MVVEGLRLSDITHKYRKSDFLLEVGDFSGKKGEVVCLLGQSGCGKSTILKLIAGLERALTGVVTINGKVVSDVGSNIHIPTERRNVGLIFQHPALFHHQTVVENVAFAVRESNQDRRTQYALKVLSTLGIECFKDAYPHMLSGGQQQLVTIARTMAQDPEIVLMDEPFSNLDVMLRAKIRTDVLSIIRSEKITVLLVTHDPEEALEIADKIYVMHDGRVTQCGTPYEVYNFPNDVNLAKFFGRLNYFEAHVRNGTVVLDLGSIDASNFREGGRVAVCIRPDAIVQQEQGGVTASVKLVRFFNNMVYIATGDNAYWMKFFGAVLPEVGDVVSVSLDSSKALLFEL, from the coding sequence ATGGTGGTGGAAGGGCTTAGACTTAGCGACATAACGCATAAATATAGAAAGAGTGATTTCCTTTTAGAGGTTGGTGATTTTTCTGGCAAGAAGGGTGAGGTTGTATGCTTGCTTGGACAGTCAGGGTGTGGTAAGTCTACTATTCTCAAGCTAATAGCTGGGTTGGAGCGGGCTTTGACTGGTGTTGTGACCATCAATGGTAAGGTGGTTAGCGACGTTGGATCCAACATACACATACCTACAGAAAGGCGTAATGTGGGGTTGATCTTTCAGCATCCTGCTTTGTTTCATCACCAGACTGTTGTGGAAAACGTAGCGTTTGCCGTAAGAGAAAGTAACCAAGATAGGAGAACGCAGTACGCTTTGAAGGTATTGAGCACATTAGGTATTGAGTGCTTCAAAGATGCCTATCCCCACATGTTGTCGGGGGGACAACAGCAGCTTGTCACCATAGCGCGTACCATGGCCCAAGATCCGGAAATTGTGTTAATGGATGAGCCCTTTTCAAACCTCGATGTCATGTTGAGAGCCAAGATCAGAACCGATGTGCTTTCTATAATCAGATCCGAAAAAATTACTGTTTTACTAGTTACACATGATCCGGAAGAAGCCCTTGAAATCGCCGATAAGATCTACGTAATGCACGACGGAAGAGTTACACAGTGCGGTACTCCTTATGAGGTGTATAATTTTCCCAACGATGTGAATCTTGCAAAGTTTTTTGGGAGGCTTAACTACTTCGAGGCTCATGTGCGAAATGGGACAGTGGTTTTGGATTTGGGCAGCATTGACGCAAGTAATTTTAGAGAGGGCGGCAGGGTGGCTGTATGTATAAGGCCTGACGCTATAGTACAGCAGGAACAGGGGGGTGTTACTGCTTCAGTAAAGCTTGTAAGATTCTTCAATAATATGGTATACATAGCCACAGGTGACAATGCTTACTGGATGAAGTTCTTTGGTGCGGTTTTGCCTGAAGTGGGCGATGTCGTGAGCGTGTCTCTGGATTCGAGTAAGGCTCTGCTATTTGAGCTCTAA
- the purB gene encoding adenylosuccinate lyase — MIERYSIPEMAAIWEEENKYRIWLDVEISACEAQIKLGKVPAQVLDSLVALRGKKFDTERIRNIESEVKHDVIAFLTYIAESSSTDIRYLHYGMTSSDVLDTCLSLQLKQSCGILLKNLDDVLAVLKKRSEETKYLICIGRSHGVHAEPITFGVKLARFYAEFERNRHRLLNAEKEISVCKVSGAMGNFAHLDPFVEEYVASSLGLEPETASSQVIPRDRHAVFFATLGVIASSIERVATEIRHLQQTEVREVTEPFSPGQKGSSAMPHKQNPILGENLTGLSRMIRSYVVPSMENVALWHERDISHSSVERFIAPDACVTMNFALVRLAYLLEHMKIDRKRVKVNLDATRNMVLSQRVLLALIDTGISREDAYKVVQHCAMDSHNKGTDFVESIKQHPMAVGCLPALDSITNFDYYTKHIDFIFRRVFG, encoded by the coding sequence GTGATTGAGAGATATAGCATTCCCGAAATGGCTGCCATTTGGGAAGAAGAAAATAAATATAGAATTTGGCTCGATGTTGAAATAAGCGCCTGTGAGGCACAGATAAAACTCGGAAAGGTTCCTGCACAGGTGTTGGATAGCCTGGTGGCGCTGCGTGGGAAAAAGTTCGACACGGAGAGGATTCGCAATATAGAAAGTGAAGTAAAGCACGATGTCATAGCCTTCTTGACCTATATAGCTGAGTCCTCGTCCACAGATATCAGGTATCTCCACTACGGGATGACCAGCTCTGATGTGCTTGATACATGCCTTTCGTTGCAGCTTAAGCAGTCCTGCGGCATTTTGCTAAAAAACTTAGACGACGTGCTTGCTGTACTCAAAAAGCGTTCCGAAGAGACTAAGTACCTTATATGCATTGGAAGAAGCCATGGGGTACACGCAGAGCCGATTACCTTTGGGGTAAAGCTCGCCAGATTCTACGCTGAGTTTGAACGGAATCGCCACCGCTTGCTAAACGCGGAGAAGGAAATATCTGTGTGTAAAGTTTCTGGAGCGATGGGCAATTTCGCACACTTGGACCCGTTCGTGGAAGAGTATGTCGCCAGCTCTCTTGGTTTGGAACCAGAAACAGCCTCTTCGCAGGTTATTCCCCGCGATAGGCATGCGGTGTTTTTTGCAACTTTGGGAGTTATAGCCTCTTCAATAGAGAGAGTTGCTACAGAAATTCGTCATTTACAACAAACCGAGGTGCGGGAGGTAACTGAGCCTTTCAGTCCCGGTCAGAAAGGTAGTTCTGCTATGCCTCATAAGCAAAACCCTATATTGGGTGAGAATTTGACTGGCCTTTCTAGGATGATTAGGAGCTACGTCGTCCCCTCAATGGAAAACGTTGCCCTGTGGCACGAGAGGGACATTTCGCATTCATCGGTGGAAAGGTTCATTGCACCTGACGCCTGTGTGACTATGAACTTTGCGCTAGTCAGGCTGGCATACTTACTGGAACACATGAAGATTGACCGTAAAAGGGTAAAGGTGAATCTGGACGCTACCCGTAATATGGTGTTGTCGCAGCGTGTGCTGCTGGCGCTGATTGACACCGGAATCAGCAGGGAAGATGCGTATAAGGTAGTCCAGCATTGCGCCATGGATAGCCATAACAAGGGCACGGACTTTGTTGAGAGTATAAAACAACATCCCATGGCTGTTGGTTGTCTTCCAGCTTTGGATTCCATAACGAATTTTGACTACTATACGAAACATATAGACTTCATATTCAGGAGAGTATTCGGCTAG
- a CDS encoding protein-disulfide reductase DsbD domain-containing protein yields the protein MNLKFLKGTRFALAWGLLLFSSVSCWGSKEADNLDNAYDDHAKVQVVVESYSESKMSLSVAIDVESGWHIYAEDPGDVGMPTKFWFEEDDGIKDLHVTWPEFSRTSVQLGKKVFRSNIYKGVTHFPITFTLLNDTEKQLQLHVSYAVCGEMCIPVSRAFTVEIPENSFNTNAR from the coding sequence ATGAACTTGAAATTCTTGAAAGGAACCCGTTTCGCACTAGCCTGGGGACTGCTGTTGTTTTCCAGTGTATCGTGTTGGGGTAGCAAAGAAGCAGACAATCTTGATAATGCGTATGATGATCACGCCAAAGTGCAAGTAGTGGTGGAATCTTATTCTGAAAGCAAAATGAGTTTATCCGTAGCCATTGACGTGGAATCTGGATGGCACATTTATGCTGAAGATCCCGGAGACGTGGGCATGCCAACAAAGTTTTGGTTTGAAGAAGATGATGGGATCAAGGACTTGCACGTCACATGGCCCGAATTTTCCAGAACTTCCGTACAGTTGGGAAAAAAAGTTTTCAGAAGCAACATATATAAGGGAGTTACACATTTCCCCATTACTTTTACCCTCCTTAACGACACCGAAAAGCAGCTGCAGCTACATGTAAGTTATGCAGTCTGCGGAGAAATGTGCATTCCAGTCAGCCGTGCCTTCACGGTAGAAATACCCGAAAACAGCTTTAACACAAACGCACGGTAA
- the uvrC gene encoding excinuclease ABC subunit UvrC — MTMHSHEGFSVAHGVIRDTVAKLRDGVSGVYRMLGQDDRVLYIGKAKDLKSRLRSYFGFKGVSERVRLFVRQITSIDLTITENETEALLLEARLIKELRPKYNVIMRDDKCYPYIAFSKHKYPRILHYREKREKNSSAVRYGPFLSTGMTKHIITAIKKAFQIRTCSDSFFVTRDRPCIEYEMQNCSAPCAKRISESDYSKSIAMAQKVLLGKSKEIQRELFDAMQKHSDNLDYESAILCRDRLQALRSMKECMAFQADVDSNVDFVSAYRRDYSYCIQILSFQGGMQYGSQPYFVDTVISDSHLDVLSMFFMQVCNELSSVVYVDLVTAPELEVINDALRKVLTRDVALMLPQSKEELRIMKMARCYAMEALNRRGHDSELGTELEEFSKFFGLGEIPERIEVYDNSHISGSHPYGVMVVCGKNGLNKREYRKFKIKTVTNGDDYSMMREVVSRRFKEISVTPDFILIDGGRGHLSAVRDEITKQGVPFACMAKGPRRISGTETFYLSDGRRESLDSQSKLMSLLCRLRDEAHRFAITSHRRSRDSKLRFLSSLHVIPGVGTTKGKAIIAYFGSLQALRSARVEEISKVPGISLRLAERISAYLKG, encoded by the coding sequence ATGACGATGCATTCGCACGAAGGTTTTAGTGTTGCTCATGGTGTAATAAGAGACACTGTGGCCAAGTTGCGGGATGGGGTTTCCGGCGTTTATAGAATGCTTGGTCAAGATGATAGGGTTCTCTACATAGGGAAAGCCAAAGATCTGAAAAGCAGGTTGCGTAGTTACTTCGGCTTCAAGGGAGTATCAGAACGCGTGAGACTGTTTGTGAGGCAGATAACAAGTATAGACCTTACCATCACGGAAAACGAGACGGAGGCGCTGTTATTAGAGGCCAGGCTCATTAAAGAACTGAGACCAAAGTACAATGTAATTATGAGGGATGATAAATGCTATCCCTATATTGCCTTTTCAAAGCACAAGTACCCAAGGATCTTGCATTACCGTGAGAAGAGAGAGAAAAACTCCAGTGCAGTGCGTTATGGGCCATTTTTGTCAACGGGGATGACCAAACACATAATAACTGCGATAAAAAAGGCTTTTCAGATCCGTACATGCTCGGATAGCTTTTTTGTGACTAGGGATAGGCCATGCATAGAGTATGAAATGCAGAACTGCTCCGCGCCCTGTGCTAAACGCATCTCGGAAAGTGACTACTCCAAGTCTATCGCCATGGCACAAAAGGTTCTGCTTGGTAAGAGTAAGGAAATCCAACGTGAGTTATTTGATGCAATGCAAAAACATAGCGACAATTTGGACTATGAAAGCGCGATTTTGTGTCGTGATCGGCTGCAAGCTTTGAGGTCCATGAAGGAGTGTATGGCGTTTCAAGCAGATGTGGACAGCAATGTAGATTTTGTCTCCGCCTACAGGCGCGATTACTCGTACTGCATTCAGATACTGTCTTTTCAAGGTGGTATGCAATATGGGAGCCAGCCATACTTTGTTGATACTGTAATTTCCGATAGTCACCTGGATGTGCTTAGTATGTTTTTCATGCAGGTGTGTAATGAGCTATCCAGCGTGGTCTACGTAGATCTTGTAACAGCCCCTGAGTTGGAGGTCATAAATGATGCCCTTAGAAAGGTGCTGACTCGCGATGTGGCTTTGATGCTGCCGCAGTCCAAGGAGGAGCTGAGAATTATGAAAATGGCACGCTGTTACGCGATGGAAGCACTAAATCGCCGGGGGCACGATTCAGAATTGGGTACGGAACTGGAAGAATTTTCTAAGTTTTTCGGGCTTGGAGAAATTCCAGAAAGAATAGAAGTATACGACAATAGCCATATTTCGGGGTCCCATCCATACGGGGTCATGGTGGTATGTGGCAAGAATGGACTTAATAAGAGGGAATATAGGAAGTTCAAGATCAAGACTGTGACCAATGGAGACGACTATTCCATGATGCGGGAGGTGGTCTCCAGAAGATTTAAGGAAATATCGGTGACACCTGACTTTATCTTGATAGACGGGGGAAGAGGGCACTTATCTGCAGTGCGGGATGAGATAACGAAACAGGGAGTGCCGTTTGCATGCATGGCCAAGGGGCCAAGACGAATTTCGGGCACGGAAACATTTTATCTGTCAGATGGCAGGAGGGAATCCCTAGATTCACAAAGCAAGTTGATGAGCCTTTTATGTCGTTTAAGGGATGAGGCTCATAGGTTTGCTATCACTTCACATAGGCGCAGCAGAGACAGCAAGTTGCGGTTTCTATCGTCATTACATGTAATTCCAGGTGTTGGTACAACTAAAGGCAAGGCCATCATTGCGTACTTTGGGTCCCTGCAGGCATTGAGGTCGGCTAGGGTGGAAGAAATCAGCAAAGTTCCCGGAATTAGCCTGAGGCTAGCGGAGAGGATATCTGCATATCTGAAGGGCTAG
- the recR gene encoding recombination mediator RecR: MDIGKLISLFSKLPNLGPASSRRIVLHLLRHRQDVMIPLASCIRELEENTKECIVCHNLDTQSPCSICTDIRRDPSLLCVVEELGDLWAFEKGRIYNGVYHVLGGVLSAISGIGPEALNIENISERVVSRGVKEVIIATGSDMDGQVTCHYITQTLKDTGVKITRLACGIPLGGEIDYLDEGTLRAALSSRYAI; encoded by the coding sequence GTGGACATTGGTAAGTTGATCAGCTTGTTTTCAAAGCTTCCCAATCTGGGGCCAGCGTCTTCTAGAAGGATAGTCTTGCACCTTCTCAGGCATAGACAGGATGTCATGATACCCTTAGCTTCTTGTATTAGGGAGCTTGAGGAGAACACCAAGGAGTGCATTGTGTGCCATAACCTTGATACTCAGTCACCTTGTTCGATATGCACGGATATAAGGAGAGATCCGTCTCTTCTGTGTGTGGTGGAGGAGTTGGGGGATCTTTGGGCCTTCGAAAAGGGCAGGATATATAACGGGGTCTATCACGTTCTTGGGGGCGTTCTCTCCGCCATTTCTGGCATTGGTCCTGAAGCTTTAAACATCGAAAATATATCTGAAAGGGTTGTGTCGCGCGGGGTAAAGGAAGTGATTATAGCCACTGGCAGTGACATGGATGGCCAGGTGACATGTCACTATATAACACAAACACTAAAAGACACAGGAGTCAAGATAACAAGGTTGGCATGTGGCATACCGCTAGGTGGAGAAATTGACTATCTAGACGAGGGGACACTGCGTGCGGCGCTGTCTTCCAGGTATGCTATATAG
- the tatA gene encoding twin-arginine translocase TatA/TatE family subunit, whose protein sequence is MSLGPWQVFLVLLIIMVLFGAGKLPQVMGDLGRGLKNLKRELKDGKLMSTEDEPHH, encoded by the coding sequence ATGAGTTTGGGTCCGTGGCAGGTTTTTTTGGTATTGCTGATAATAATGGTGCTTTTCGGCGCTGGGAAGTTACCCCAGGTCATGGGTGATTTGGGGCGTGGCCTTAAGAACTTAAAGAGAGAGCTCAAGGATGGGAAGTTGATGTCAACAGAGGACGAGCCTCATCACTAG
- a CDS encoding metal ABC transporter solute-binding protein, Zn/Mn family, with translation MLNKIHIALLLMATALPHVGYTVPKVVATINPIQFLVSDVGRGILDSNIHTLGTSCVHDCVLKPSDVASLNSADIVFYVDERMEPYIKKLRGPGKALIRLSDEVELLPDRSTKRANGSSNNVNDFHIWLNPDNAKKIVEKICSVLSDADPENAQIYRSNADSTIAGIDALKLKVHDLLEPVKNVPYIVAHDAYQYFDSYFGLNFKASLTAGHTLHTTARELSFAKKTAKKFGVKCIFVSDTKNSYRLISKHMKITVVDPIGKSIVNNKNGYAKLIEELATQFQRCLEKTDYKE, from the coding sequence ATGCTGAATAAAATACATATTGCTTTGCTACTGATGGCAACAGCGCTGCCGCACGTAGGATATACCGTTCCAAAAGTTGTCGCAACCATAAATCCTATACAATTTCTGGTAAGTGACGTTGGTCGCGGCATATTGGATAGTAACATTCACACATTAGGAACATCATGCGTACACGACTGCGTGCTAAAGCCATCTGATGTTGCAAGCTTGAACTCTGCAGACATAGTCTTTTATGTCGATGAGAGAATGGAACCTTACATAAAAAAACTCCGTGGGCCGGGGAAAGCCCTAATTAGGCTGTCTGACGAAGTTGAATTACTTCCCGATAGGAGTACAAAACGCGCTAACGGTTCTTCAAACAACGTGAATGACTTCCACATATGGCTGAATCCTGACAATGCAAAGAAAATTGTGGAAAAAATATGCTCCGTGCTGTCTGACGCTGACCCGGAAAACGCTCAGATATACCGCAGCAACGCCGACAGCACCATTGCAGGTATTGATGCTCTAAAGTTAAAAGTACACGATCTATTGGAGCCTGTAAAAAATGTGCCCTACATAGTGGCACATGATGCGTATCAATACTTCGACAGCTATTTTGGATTAAACTTCAAAGCATCGCTTACCGCTGGACACACCCTGCATACAACCGCGAGAGAGCTTTCATTTGCGAAAAAGACAGCTAAAAAGTTTGGAGTGAAGTGTATCTTCGTTTCTGACACCAAAAATAGCTATCGGTTAATTAGTAAACACATGAAAATAACGGTAGTTGATCCCATCGGAAAGTCTATCGTCAATAACAAAAATGGCTACGCAAAGCTCATAGAAGAGCTAGCAACTCAATTCCAACGGTGTCTTGAGAAAACAGATTACAAAGAATAG
- the miaB gene encoding tRNA (N6-isopentenyl adenosine(37)-C2)-methylthiotransferase MiaB, whose amino-acid sequence MTKGLYIESYGCQMNVYDALMMEDVLRPVGYAVVEKPEDADVILINTCHIREKASEKLYSTLGRMRLIRKDGCLIVVAGCVAQAEGEAVFERAPFVDVVVGPQGLHTLAELIMKVKRDKKQINIEFPVVSKFDAIKAERRANGGVSAYVSVQEGCDKFCTFCVVPYTRGPEYSRTVEAVLEEVVQLVDRGTKEIVLIGQNVNAYHGTYKGIESDLGTLIREVARINGVERIRYTTSHPRDMHPTLYDAHRYEQKLAPFVHLPVQCGSDRILKKMNRKHTADEYLEIVGKLREANANIALSSDFIVGFPGETTKDFEDALKLVENVGFSLAYSFKYSPRPGTPGAEYPDQVPDQEKSERLSALQRLLNTQQLVFNQSMVGKVMDVLVGDLSTMRNGRIFGKSMYTQTVRISTPKENMIFNSMVQVEILRASQNSLEGVARIDSQHCNATAPAAAYA is encoded by the coding sequence ATGACCAAAGGTCTGTACATAGAATCGTACGGGTGCCAAATGAATGTGTACGATGCACTGATGATGGAGGACGTGTTGCGTCCGGTAGGGTATGCGGTAGTAGAAAAACCCGAAGATGCTGATGTGATATTGATCAATACTTGTCATATAAGGGAAAAAGCATCAGAAAAGCTCTATTCAACCTTGGGCCGCATGCGGTTAATCAGGAAAGACGGATGCCTAATCGTTGTTGCCGGCTGCGTCGCTCAGGCCGAAGGAGAAGCAGTTTTCGAGCGAGCACCATTTGTCGATGTTGTGGTGGGTCCCCAAGGGCTCCATACGCTTGCTGAGCTCATAATGAAGGTCAAAAGAGACAAGAAACAAATAAATATTGAATTCCCTGTAGTATCAAAGTTCGATGCTATAAAAGCCGAGAGGAGGGCAAATGGCGGAGTTTCAGCATATGTGTCAGTTCAAGAAGGTTGCGATAAGTTTTGCACGTTTTGTGTAGTACCTTATACCAGGGGCCCAGAATACTCTCGAACAGTAGAAGCTGTACTGGAAGAAGTAGTACAATTAGTCGACCGTGGAACCAAGGAGATTGTACTTATAGGACAAAATGTCAACGCATATCATGGAACCTATAAAGGCATCGAAAGTGACTTAGGAACCCTTATTCGTGAGGTAGCTCGCATAAACGGCGTTGAGCGCATTCGCTATACTACTTCCCATCCTAGAGATATGCATCCTACCTTATATGATGCTCACAGGTATGAGCAAAAGTTAGCACCTTTTGTTCACTTGCCAGTTCAGTGTGGCTCAGACCGCATACTTAAAAAAATGAATAGAAAGCATACGGCTGATGAGTATCTAGAAATAGTTGGCAAACTAAGAGAGGCCAATGCTAACATTGCCCTCTCTTCTGACTTTATCGTGGGGTTTCCCGGAGAGACAACAAAGGACTTTGAGGATGCTCTTAAGCTTGTTGAAAACGTTGGCTTCTCTCTTGCTTATAGCTTTAAATATAGCCCGAGACCTGGTACCCCGGGGGCGGAGTATCCAGACCAAGTACCAGATCAGGAGAAAAGTGAACGCCTCTCCGCCCTACAGCGCCTCCTTAACACTCAACAACTTGTCTTTAACCAGAGTATGGTTGGCAAGGTCATGGATGTCTTAGTGGGGGACCTCAGTACCATGCGCAATGGCAGAATTTTTGGCAAAAGCATGTACACTCAGACGGTGCGCATCTCTACTCCAAAGGAGAATATGATATTTAACAGCATGGTACAGGTTGAAATATTGCGGGCAAGTCAGAATTCTCTGGAAGGAGTTGCTCGCATTGACTCACAGCACTGCAATGCAACAGCCCCTGCAGCAGCATATGCCTGA